The Chloroflexi bacterium ADurb.Bin180 region CGCACTCCTATGTGTCCCCGGCGGCACAGATCCATTGCCGAAACCTGCACCTGGGCAAGAGCTGCTTCATCGATGAGCGGGTCACCATCTACGCTCACCCAGACGGCGGAGAGGTACGGCTGGGAGACCGGGTCCATCTCTATCGCGACACGATCATCGAGATCGGCGCCGGCGGCAGCGTAATCATCGGTGACGACACGCACATCCAGGCCGGCTGCAACCTCAAGGGATTCTTGGGCAGTCTGATCATCGGCCGCAACGTGCAGTTGGCTCCCCGTTGCGGGTTCAGCCCCTACGAGCACAACACTGATGACCCGGACACACCAATTCAGAAGCAAGGCATTCGCAGCAAAGGCCCCATCGTCCTCGACGATGACGTCTGGCTGGGGCTCAATGTATCCGTCCTCGAAGGAGTGCACATCGGCCGAGGGGCAGTGATCGGGGCTGGAGCAGTGGTCACCAGCGACATCCCCGAGCTGGCCATCGCCGTCGGGGTGCCGGCACAGGTGATTCGCCTTCGCTGCAAGCAGTGAACGGGCATTCATCTGGCAATGGAACCCGTTAATCCCCTTTTCATCTTCGTTGTCTAGAATAGTCTGCCAATCTGGCGGAATATCGAACCCTTCTATGCAAGGAAACATCATGGAACAGGTACGCTGCAACCTTTGCGGCGCTGACGACACCAGACTCATAGCAGTGATCGACCAGCTCAGAATCGTGCGCTGCAAGCGCTGCGGCCTGACGTACGTCAATCCACGGCTCGCCCAGAGCGAGCTGCAAGAGATCTATACTGAATCGTACTATGACCACGACGGCATCGTCAACGGCCTGGAGTTCTTTGGCTACGAGGACTATGTCGCTGACGAAGAGAATATCAAGCTCACTTTCGCCGACCGGCTCAGAACCATTGAAAAGCTCACCGCTCCGGGTCGGCTGCTGGATATCGGCTGCGCCACGGGTTTCTTCCTTGCGTTGGCCAGAGACAATGGTTGGCAGGTGGTGGGCACCGAGGTTTCCACCTTTAGCGCTGGCTACGCCCGCGAAAGGTTGGGGCTCGATGTGCGGCTGGGCACGCTCAAGTCCCTGGGTTTCGAGGCCGGTTCGTTTGACACAGTGACCATGTGGGATGTGCTGGAGCACGTGACCGACCCGATGGCTGAACTTGGCGAAATAGCCCGAATCCTGCGTACGGGCGGTGTTCTCTCCATCATTACCCCAGACGCCGGCAGCCTGGTAGCGCGCATCCTCGGTGACCGCTGGGAGGAGTACCGCCGCGTGCGCGAGCACGTCTACTTTTTCTCTCGGCGCACCCTGTCCAGAATGCTGCATGAGGTCGGGTTTGAGATCCTCAAGGTCGAAAGCGCGGGCAAGTTCTTCTATCTCGGGCCCGCACTGGAGCGTCTCAAGTACTACACCTGGGACGGCGCAATCACTCTGGCGGCGTCCAAACTGGTCTACCGGCTGGGGCTGGGAAGACTGCGGGTTCGAGTCAACCCTTTCACCAAAATGACCGTTTATGCACGCAAGCGTTGAGTTGTCGTCAGTATTAGCACTACAGTCAGTCAAATGTACGAGGGCTCGGCAATTCCGGGCGGACGTGCCAGGCCGAAATCTGCTTGACCGCGGCATGGCTGCATGCTAGAATCGAGTTTGCGTCTCATTCGCCCCGCCCATCCTAGACGAGCGGAGCCCCAGGAGTCACGCTATGCTTAGAAAGTTCACACCGCTGCTCATCGTTCTGGTTCTGGCTACGTCGTTGTGGCTGGTGATTACAGCCGGATTCGCTGCCCAATCCGCGCCGCCGGCCCTGATTCCTCCCGCGACGCCTCAATCAGGGTCTGGCCGGGCGTCGGGTCAGGCGGCTCTCTACACGGTTGCCTTCCAGGCCGGCGTCTCTCCCTCTGGCTACAACGGTGCCGCTGACGCGATCCTGGATTACTTTGCCACGACTACCAACATGGGGAGCCACCCCGAACTCTGGACCAAAAGTGACGGCTGGCAACGCTCGGTGCTCCGCTTCGACCTCTCACAGCACATCCCGGCCGGAGCGCACGTTGTATCCGCCACTCTGACCCTCCGCGTGCTTGGCCAGTCGGCCGCCATCGCCACCAGATTGGCCGCCTATCCCATCGTTCAGCCGTGGACAGAGAGCCAGGTAACCTGGAATCAGGCGCAGCAAGGGGTGAATTGGTGGGGCGGCGGCGGTTGCGAAGGAACCTCTCGCTCCGGCACCGAGACCGGACATGCCGATTTCGGATTCAGCGTGGGCGACGTGGTAGTCGATGTAACGTCCGCTGCTCAGGGCTGGGTTGCCGACCCGGCCACGAACAAGGGACTGTTGCTCAAGGGCGAGTTCATCGCTGGCGGCGTCAAATACCGCTACGCCAGCTCCGATTATCCCTCCTGGGCGTTACGTCCCCGGTTGGTAGTCACCTATGAAGGCGAGCCGCCGCTCGCGACCCCTACGCCTACCAGCACGCCAACCAAGACTCCCACGCCTTCGGTCTATACCGTCATCACGTCGACGTTTGGCGACTGGAAGTGGTGGAATCTGGATCACTGCATGAAGGTGAACGACGTCCAGCACGTGTCAGCCGAAGAGTTGATGCTCCTCATCTACCGCGGATCTCCCTGGTCGGCCAAACTGTACGTCAAGGTCTGCAACACCGACCACCCGCACCCGATATACCTGAATGGCGTCGTGATCGGCACGGCGCCGACCTTTTCCACCGGCACCTGCGAGTGCAATTTTCCGCCTCTGCTCGGGTACCAGATGAGTTTTGACGTGCCGCTGAGCCTGCTTGCCGGCCCACCCAGCTACGCCAACTTTATCAGCACCACCAACATGCTCTACACGGGGGACTTTTTCAAGATCTACAACCCCCATCTGGTGCTGACCGGCGACATTACCGGCACGAGCCGCACGGAATTCCCCATTGGCACGGACGCCGACGGCAGTCCACTCATCGGAGGGGTGCAGCTACCGATCGGCTACACGCCCGGGGTGGCGGTGCCAGTGCTGCTGGTAGTTCCCGGAACGAAAGAGGACCACGTTGACGGACTGAACCGCTACGCGGCCGACGCCAATGCGATGGGCTGGTTGGTCGCCTCGCTCGACCTGCGGCAGGTCTATGCTGCGTCCTGGCAACACGAGTGGTGGATGCAAAGTGCGTCGCTGGCGGTGCAGGCCGACGTCATGTCGTTGCTGCGCTACCTGCAGAGCAACTATAGTCTGGATAGCTCCCGGGTCTATATCTCGGGCTTTTCGACCGGTGGAGGCATTGCCGCCACGGTGGCCGCCAAGTACCCTGACGTGTTCGCCGGCGTGCTTGACTATGCCGGGCCAACCGACTACTCGGACTGGTATGCCGAGCGACCTGATATCATCACCAAACTGCAGAAAGAGTTCGGGGATACGCCGGCGGGCAACTTTGAGTATCCCCGCCGCTCCAGTCGCGTGCTGGCTCGCAATCTGCGCTACGTCCCAATGCGTCTGGTTCACGGCACTGCTGATACCAAGGTGCCTTACGCCCAAACCTCCCGGCTCTACAACGTGGCTATGCCACCTTACTATGACCCCGTAGCGACATTCAAGCAGCTTCTGACCCACACCGGGGGACACGAGGATCACGTCGCAGGCATTTCTGAGACCGACCTGGCCTTTCTTGCGACACATACGCTGGTTGAGAATCCCACCGACCTGAACATCATCACCGATGAAGGCAAAGACTATTACTGGCTGGGCATCCAAAAGTCAGGCGTTGCCCCGCGCAACTGGCGTGGCTTTGTGGAAGTGGGCGCCAGATTCGATCCCATCACCAGCACCATCTGGCTGACCGCACGGGACGGCAGCTTTGCTGAGGGACGACCTCTGACCATCACCCTAGACCTGGCACGAATGGGCCTAGACACAGGGATCAGCTACGATATCGAGGAATCAGACCCGCAGACTGGCGAATTCCTGTTCACGCCGGCGGTGTTCCCGGTTGCCGGCAAGTTGACCCTGGTTGTGCCCCGCAACTCGCTGGGAACCGTCGGGCGGCAATACGTCATCTACCCGGAGAGCGGCCGCACCCTTTACCGGCTCTCCCTCCGGGCGGGCGAGGACGGCTACGCTGGCGCCAATGACACGTTCATTACAGCTTATGCCGGCGAAGGCACAGAGACACCCCATGCGTCCTCGCCAACCCTGTTGTTCGCCTACGACCTGCGGCGCAAGGCGTTGCTCCGCTTTGACGTGGGCTCTGTGCCGCCGGGAATGGTGCTCAAGAGCGCCAGACTGACCGTCAACCTGCTCGAGAGCCGAACGCCCCTGCAACTGGGGGCGTTCGACGCGCTCAAGAGCTGGATCGACACCGAGGCCACCTGGCAAAAGGCCTCGCTCGCGCAGAACTGGAGCGCGCTGGGCGGCGACGGCATCGGCACGGACCGCAACGCGGTTGCCGATAGCACGCTCAGCAACGTCGGCGCAGCCGGTCCCTACACATTCAACCTCAAACCTCTGGTGGAACGCTGGGTGGCCAGCCCTGGCACTAACCGCGGCATCTTCCTGATCGGCACGGGCACCTATACCACCAGCAGCTACCCGCTCGCATCGGCCGAACACGCCGATCCGAACAAGCGGCCCGTGCTCGAGCTTCTGTACATGGCGCCACTGGCCCCTCCCAGCGTCACTCCGACCGCTACGAGAACCCGTACGCCTACCGCTACGCCTTCGTCTACTGCGACCCAGACGGCGACACCTACCCAGACGGCCACGCCAACCGCGACGGCAACAGGCGGTATTCCAGTCAGCTCGCCGACGGCGACGGCCACCACCAGCACGCCAACCAGTTCGCCGACGTCGACAGCGACTCTCTCGCCGACGTTCACACCGACCAGCACCCCGCTCTATCCCTTCACGGTGATCACCTCGACCGTGGCTGATTGCATGCAGGTCGTGGCAGATGGGCGCACCGTTCAGTCGGCAGGCTCGCGTATGCTGCTGATGTGGGACGGCACACCGACGTCGGCGCGGCTGCTACTCACCTCCTGCGGCGTAGCGCCAGCAAGCCGCCACTCGGTCTATGTCAACGGCCAGCTCGCAGCCCGCATCGAATCCGATGTCTACAGCACCTGCATTTGCGGCTCCAACGGCAAGGCCGGAACCTACCCTATCGTCGACCCTGGCATTTTGCGCAGTGGCTGGAATACCATCACCGTCACCAATGACTCGGGCCTTCAGGACAGTTGGATGGCTCACAGTGCCAGGCTGGTTATCGAGGGGCCAATCCAGGGCTATGCCATCCGCGAAATCACCTACACCACGAACTGGGACAGGACCAGCAGGCATGCCCTGCTGCAAGTTCCGATCAACCTTGACCCGGCCCACCCCGTTCCGGTGCTCATCTCGGTAGGCGGAGTTGGCGAGACCAAATGGGATGCCATCTTCCGCTTTGCCGAACGTGCCAACGAACGAGGGTGGCTCCTGCTTGCCCCGGACATCCGCTGGGGCGTCGAAACGGGCGTACCGAGCACCGACTGGGACATTGAGAAAGGACGTACTGCTTCGCTGGCGGTACAGCACGATATCATCAGCGCCCTCGACTATGTGCTGGCTCAGCCTCAGTTCGGCGGAGACAGCCAGCGCGTCTACTTGAGCGGCTTCTCCGTCGGCGGGGGAATCGTGGCCACCCTCGCTGAAAAGTATCCGCATCGGATCGCCGCCGTCGTTGACTGGGCCGGACCCACCGACCTCAATGAATGGTCGCTGCAGAGGGAGGCGCTGGGCGACCGCGGAGTGAACGCGGCGTTGATCAGAGACATCGGCTGCCCCTACGGTGGCCCCGGCATGTGCCCGATTGAATGGATCAGGCGCTCGGCGCGCTCTATGGTTCAGAACCTGATGCACGTGCCGCTGGCCATCGTTCACGGCCGCGCCGACACGCGCGTGCCTTTCGCCCAGTCGGCCGACTATGTCGAGTATATGGAGACCCTGTATCACCCGGCGGAGCACAACAAGCTGTTCGTCTGGCATGATGGCGGGCACGTGGATGAGCTGCCCGGATTCGAAGGCCTTGACTGGATGGCTCAGTTCACGCTGAATAGCCGCCCCACCAGCATCCGCATCCGCGCTGACGAGAACAAGGACTATTACTGGATTCGGTTGCAGCAGAAGGACTGGAACGGGAACTGGGCCGAAGGCTTTAGCACCGTCGACGCCAGTTATGACCTCACTTCGGGTGTGATCTCGGCCACGGTCCAGGATGGCCGTGCCTTCCGCGATGGCAACCTGCCAGTGAATGTCTCGTTCGACTTGAGGGCAATGGGTCTTGATCCGCTCGCCACGTACACGGTCGAGGATTACAACCTGTCGATGGGTGATTTCCAGGTATACAGCGTGGCTCCAGTCGATGGCCTAGTCACGGTCTCGCTGCCCAGGGACCGCGTTAACAAAACAAATCGCCAGTTCCTGATCTACCCCTACCCCGCTCAACTACAGACGCTGACCTACCAGCAGGGCGCAAGTCCCAGCAGCGCCTACTCGGGAGGTATGGATACCTACCTATACCTCTATCAACCAGACTCGAACTTTGGCGGGCTGAGCCCATTCAAAGTGAACAACGGCGCTACTCTGGTGAGTCTGCTCAAGTTCGACCTCATCGATCTGCCCGCAGGCGCAGTCATCAAGGCAGCGCAGCTAGAGCTCTACCTCGCTTCTGGCCAGACCGCGCCGCTGGATGTTAGTTTGTATGCCCTGCGGCGGCACTGGCTCGCTTCCGAGGCCACCTGGAACAGGGCAACGCTGAGCGAACCCTGGTCGGTGCCCGGCGCCGCTGGTGAAGGCGCCGACTATGGACCAGAGCGCATCACCACTGGATCGGTTCAGTCCACAGGTGCCTATCTGTTCAACGTCCGTTCGCAGGTGCAGGCCTGGGCTTCCGGAGCTGCTGCCAACGAGGGCTTTGTGCTAAGCGGGCCACGCTTTGGCGGTAGCGGCAGTCTGCACTACAGCTTTGCGTCAGCGGAAACCGGCGACACGGCCCGCAGACCCAAGCTGAGCATCGTGTACGGGCTGGCCACGCCTACGCCGAGCGTGACCAGGACTGCTACTCCAACTTCTACGCCTACCCGGACGGCGACACCGACCCCCACGACGTCGGCAGTGCCTTCTGCCACCCCCACGATCACGGCAACGCCTCCGGCCTGCCGTCTGTTGGGCAGCGTTACGCTGCAGCGTCCCGGGCAGCCCGCGCCGCACGCGAGCTGGTCGGTCTTGCTGACGGTGACAGTCGGCGGACGACGCTACGTGGTGACGACGGATACGCAGGGCATGTTCGAGATCTCCGGACTGACCCCGGGAGTCTATGACATCCGGGTCAAGAACTCGCACACCCTGGCCAATCTGAAAACAGGCGTCACCCTGCTGCCGGGAGTGAACAACGTCGACCTGGGCACCTTGCGGGAGGGCGACTGCAATGACGACAACTGCGTCGCCATCACCGACTTTTCCATACTGGCCAATAGCTTTGCGCCGCTCTATGACCCCCGGGCCGATCTCAACGCGGACGGGCACGTGAGCATTCTCGACTTTTCGATGCTGCGTGAGAACTTTGGCCTCTGCGGTGATCTGCCGGTAACGGGACCCTGAGATGACTCTGAACGGGTGCAGTCAAGGATGAAGGTTACTCTGGTCTATCCCGACGTGGGGGGCGTGGAGCACTATGGTGCCCGCAAGTTCTACCACGGTCTGGGCTACCTGTCGAGCGTGCTCAAGAAGGCAGGGCACAGCACCTCGTTGTTGTACCTGCAGAGCGAGCCCTCGCGGGAGGAGCTGCTTCAGCAAGTGCGCGCGCGCGGTGCCGATATCGTGGCTTTCACCGCCACCACCCACCAGTTCCCTTACGTGGCGGACTGCGCCCAATGGATCAAGCAGGATCTGCCCACGGTCCACACGATTGTGGGCGGCACTCACGCCACGCTGGCGCCGGACGAGGTCTGTTCGACTCGGGGTATCGACGCGGTATGCGTGGGTGAGGGCGAGTACGCGCTCCTGGAATATGTGGATGCCGTGGAATCCGGGCGTGACCCAACCGGCATTCGCAACTTCTGGTTCCCCAACGCACAGTGCTCTGCGGACAGCACAGGATTGGTCCGCAATCCCCTGCGGCCTTTGATCGAGAACCTCGACGAGCTGCCGCACCCTGACCGCGACCTGTTCGACTATGAGCAGATCCTGGCCAGGAACGACGGCTGGGTCGACCTGATGGCCGGACGGGGATGCCCCTACGGCTGCTCCTACTGCTGCAATCCCGGCCTGAGGGAACGGCTCAAGGGTCTGGGCAAGTACGTGCGCTTTCGCAGCGTCGCCAATGTTCTGGACGAAGTCCGGCAGCTTGCTCGGCGGTACGCCGTCAAGACACTCAACTTTCAGGACGACGTCTTTACCCTCGACCGCGCGTGGACGATTGCCTTCTGTCAGGCCTACGCGGCCGAGTTCAAGTTCCCCTTCTGGATCAACACCCGCGTCGAGCGCATCGATGACGAGGAGATGGTCGTCGCGCTCGCTAGAGCCGGCTGCCGGGGGGTACGCATCGGAGTAGAGTCGGGCAACGAAGAGCTCCGCGCCAATATCCTGAAGAGGCGCATGTCGAACGACGAAATCCGCCGTGCATTTCGCCTGGCAGACAAGCATGGCCTGGATGTCTATACCTGCAACATGCTGGGCATTCCCGGCGAGACCGCGGCAATGATCGAGGAGACCATCGCCCTGAATCGTGAGCTCAAGCCGGCGGACCTCCAGTTCTCGGTCTTTTACCCTTACCCGATGACCGAGTTGCACGATGTGTGTGTCCGTGACCACCTCATCGCGGAGGGTCAGAACCTGTCCAGCTACTATGAAAGAAAGAGCATTCTGCGGCTGCCCACCCTCACCCAGCGAGAGCTCGAGCGGGAATACGACCGCTTTCAGGAGCTCAAGCTGGAATTGCGCATGAGGAGGGAAAACCCCGCTCGCTACCGCCTGTTCCTGGTACTGCGGTGGCTGCTTGGCGGTAATTCAGCCAGGGCTCGCTCGGTTCTGCGCAAGCTGGGTCAGTTGCGCCGCGCTCTGTTCCGCGCGCCCAACGAACAACGTACCGCCGTCGAACCACGCGCCGACCAGGTGAAGCCATGAACCTGACCCAGTTCTACGATGACTACTGGCGCCAGACCGACGACACTTTTGACCTCGAGCGCCTCGACCTGATCGCCAGGCGCATCCAGCAGGGCGAACGAGTCCTGGAAATCGATTGCGGCCCCGGTGTACTGGCCAGCCTCATGCGCGAACGCGGTGCGGATGTTTTGGCCACGGACCTTTCTCTCGTAGCGGTCGAACGGGCTCGCGCCAAGGGAATCACGGCGCAGCAGGTCGATCTGGATACCGAGCCCCTGCCTTATCCTAATGGCACTTTCGACACCGTGGTGTCGAACTCGATGATGGAGCACCGCTTCTTCCCCGAGCGGACGCTGGATGAGGCAGTGCGGGTTCTGCGCAGCGGGGGGCGGTTCATCGCCTGCCTGCCGAATATGGCGCACTGGATCTGCCGCTGGTGGCTGCTCACGGGCCGCTTTCCTTACGTGAAGAACTCGCCCACCGATCTGTTGCACCTGCGGTTCTTTACCGTGGCCGAGGCCCGAGCTTTGTGCCGCACCAGGGGCCTGCGCGTGATCGAGCTGGACGGCAGCGCCAGCCTCTGGGCGAAAGAGTTCTACCCGCCGCTCATACGTTCGCGACGGCTGCGACGCACCTATACCTGGCTCGCTCATCAGTGGCCTTCGCTTTTCGCCAGGGACTTTGTGATCGTTTGCCAGAAGCCGCTTTCATCCACGGCCAACACAGAGGAGAAGCAGGCGTGACGCTGCGCAAACGGGCTACGGCCGGGGTATTCTGGGTAGGCATATCAACGGCGGTCAACACGGTGTTCCGCATGCTGATCCGCTACGTGCTGGTCAGGATGCTGCTGCCGGCCGAGTTTGGCTTGGTGGCGATGGCTTCGATGGCCATCGATTTCTTGCAGATGTTCCGTGAACTCGGCTTTGCCTCCGCCCTGATCTACCGCAAAGGTGATGTGCGCAAGGCGGCAGACACCATGTTCATCTCGGTCATGGTCATTGCCGTGGTGTTGTTCGGCCTGGCCAATCTAACAGCGCCATTGGTGGCGGTGTTTTTCCGCGCACCAGAGTTGACCACCGTGCTACGCGTGCTGTCGCTGAACATCCTCATCTCCGCATTCGGGCAGGTGCAGTTCTCGCTGCTGGCCAAGGAGCTCGCCTTCCGCGCCAAGTTGCTGCCGGATCTGGTTCCGACAATTGTCTACGGCGTAACCGCCGTGGCTCTGGCACTGCTGCGTTTCGGCGTATGGAGTCTGGTCATCGCATCCCTGGTAGACGCCATCCTCACCTCGCTCCTGTCATGGATCGTAGTGCCGTGGTGGAAACCGCACCTGCGTTTTGACAAACAGGAAGCGAAAGAGCTCTTTGACTACGGTAAGCACATTATGGGCAGCAGCCTGTTGGTCTACGCCATCACCAACCTCGACAACTTTTTTGTCGGTCGTGTTCTGGGTGAAGAGGCACTCGGTCTGTACAAGGGCGCTTTCGACCAGGCCAATCTGCCCGCAACGCAGATCTCCAGAATCATCGGCCAGGTCCTCTTCCCGGCCTACTCCAAGCTGCAGGATGACCTGGAGGCGATGAAGCGTGCCTTCTTCCGAACCCTGCACTATGTCGCCCTTATCGTCACCCCGGTAACGTTTGGCATGATCGCCTTCGCCTCGCCTTTTGTCATCACCCTGTATGGCCTGAACTGGGCTCCGGCAGTCGTACCGCTGCAGATCCTCAGCGTCTATGGTCTGCTGCGCGCCCTGGCGGTGAACATGGGGAGCGTTTTCCGGGCCGGCGGAAAACCGCACTGGCTGACCTACATTGCCGTGTTCCGGCTGGCCTTGATGGGTATTTTCCTCTATCCGGCAACACGCTATTTCGGCCTGGTTGGCGTAAGCACCCTCTCGACCCTGATCTCGATCGGCGACTTTGCCATCTCGGCAGCACTGACCAACCAGGTGATTCACGGCCGGCTGGCCGACTATGCACATGCCTTGTGGGAGCCGCTGGTGTTTTCGGCAGTTGGCGCCCTGGCCGCCTGGTGGCTTTTCAGTCGCCTGGCTGGACCTCACGACTTTATCGCCCTGGTCATTGCCGCCACCGTGCTGGTCCTCGTCTACAGTACCCTCGCACTGGCTCTGGACTCTGAACTGCGCCGCCTGATTGCCGGCCTGCTCGTCGATGCGGACGAAATACGCCGGAGACTGAACGGGAGCAGTAGCTAGAATGAACGCGGCCGACGCGCCCACAACATTGGCCCAGGGCGAGCCTGTCAGCAGGGGCGGCTATGAGGTGGTGCAAGTGTCGCGCGTGCGGCTGAACCCCTATGTCCGGCTGCTGCAGGCTGCACTCATCGAAGCTAGCGTTGCCTGTTCCACCATCGAGCGCCTGACACCGCGCACGCTCCCGGAGCGAACAGGCCGAACTATGCTCCTGCACCTGCACTGGCTCGAGCTGCAGTACTCCGCACCCACCTGGGCACGCTCTCTGCGCCGACTGGTAGGACTCACGGTTGCACTAACTCAAGCGAGGCAGCGAGGCGCGAGGCTGGTCTATACCGTTCACAACCTGAACCCCCACGAGGAACAACACCGGGCTCTCTCGACCATTGCCAGCCGTATGGTGACAGGCCAGGCCGATGCCTTGCACGTTCACGACGAGACGGCAGCGGCGAAGGTAGCACAACTGACTGGCAGCAACGCCAGGATCCACGTCATACCGCACGGCAGCTACATTGGTGCCTATCCCAACTTGTGCACGAGCGACGAGGCGCGCTCGCGGCTGAACCTGCCACCCGACGCCTACGTTTTCCTGTACCTGGGCCAGATACGCTCCTATAAGGGTATTGAGGATCTGATCACGGCGTTCCACAGCCTCCCGGCGGGCAATCAGGCACTGCTGCTGGCCGGCAACGTACACGACGCCGATTACGGTCGGCAAGTGGCCGCCGCGGTGTCCGGGTCGGACAGGATTCGCACGCACCTGGGCTATGTCGACGATGCGGACGTGCAATACTACCTGAACGCCAGTGACATCTGTGTGCTGCCCTACCGGGATGTGACCACATCCGGGGCAGCCATTCTCGCTTTCTCTTTTGGCCGGCCCATTATTGCTCCTGCCATCGGGACATTCCTTGAATTGGCCCGGGGCGGCCGCGGGATCACCTACGACCCCTCAA contains the following coding sequences:
- a CDS encoding B12 binding domain protein — its product is MKVTLVYPDVGGVEHYGARKFYHGLGYLSSVLKKAGHSTSLLYLQSEPSREELLQQVRARGADIVAFTATTHQFPYVADCAQWIKQDLPTVHTIVGGTHATLAPDEVCSTRGIDAVCVGEGEYALLEYVDAVESGRDPTGIRNFWFPNAQCSADSTGLVRNPLRPLIENLDELPHPDRDLFDYEQILARNDGWVDLMAGRGCPYGCSYCCNPGLRERLKGLGKYVRFRSVANVLDEVRQLARRYAVKTLNFQDDVFTLDRAWTIAFCQAYAAEFKFPFWINTRVERIDDEEMVVALARAGCRGVRIGVESGNEELRANILKRRMSNDEIRRAFRLADKHGLDVYTCNMLGIPGETAAMIEETIALNRELKPADLQFSVFYPYPMTELHDVCVRDHLIAEGQNLSSYYERKSILRLPTLTQRELEREYDRFQELKLELRMRRENPARYRLFLVLRWLLGGNSARARSVLRKLGQLRRALFRAPNEQRTAVEPRADQVKP
- a CDS encoding putative S-adenosylmethionine-dependent methyltransferase is translated as MNLTQFYDDYWRQTDDTFDLERLDLIARRIQQGERVLEIDCGPGVLASLMRERGADVLATDLSLVAVERARAKGITAQQVDLDTEPLPYPNGTFDTVVSNSMMEHRFFPERTLDEAVRVLRSGGRFIACLPNMAHWICRWWLLTGRFPYVKNSPTDLLHLRFFTVAEARALCRTRGLRVIELDGSASLWAKEFYPPLIRSRRLRRTYTWLAHQWPSLFARDFVIVCQKPLSSTANTEEKQA
- a CDS encoding putative S-adenosylmethionine-dependent methyltransferase; this translates as MEQVRCNLCGADDTRLIAVIDQLRIVRCKRCGLTYVNPRLAQSELQEIYTESYYDHDGIVNGLEFFGYEDYVADEENIKLTFADRLRTIEKLTAPGRLLDIGCATGFFLALARDNGWQVVGTEVSTFSAGYARERLGLDVRLGTLKSLGFEAGSFDTVTMWDVLEHVTDPMAELGEIARILRTGGVLSIITPDAGSLVARILGDRWEEYRRVREHVYFFSRRTLSRMLHEVGFEILKVESAGKFFYLGPALERLKYYTWDGAITLAASKLVYRLGLGRLRVRVNPFTKMTVYARKR
- a CDS encoding putative acetyltransferase, which encodes MARLERWVRHARLLMLRLLMNLSTVPLLGRAALYLSGALVGPYKDRRILAQLTAHSYVSPAAQIHCRNLHLGKSCFIDERVTIYAHPDGGEVRLGDRVHLYRDTIIEIGAGGSVIIGDDTHIQAGCNLKGFLGSLIIGRNVQLAPRCGFSPYEHNTDDPDTPIQKQGIRSKGPIVLDDDVWLGLNVSVLEGVHIGRGAVIGAGAVVTSDIPELAIAVGVPAQVIRLRCKQ
- a CDS encoding Prolyl oligopeptidase family protein, which gives rise to MLRKFTPLLIVLVLATSLWLVITAGFAAQSAPPALIPPATPQSGSGRASGQAALYTVAFQAGVSPSGYNGAADAILDYFATTTNMGSHPELWTKSDGWQRSVLRFDLSQHIPAGAHVVSATLTLRVLGQSAAIATRLAAYPIVQPWTESQVTWNQAQQGVNWWGGGGCEGTSRSGTETGHADFGFSVGDVVVDVTSAAQGWVADPATNKGLLLKGEFIAGGVKYRYASSDYPSWALRPRLVVTYEGEPPLATPTPTSTPTKTPTPSVYTVITSTFGDWKWWNLDHCMKVNDVQHVSAEELMLLIYRGSPWSAKLYVKVCNTDHPHPIYLNGVVIGTAPTFSTGTCECNFPPLLGYQMSFDVPLSLLAGPPSYANFISTTNMLYTGDFFKIYNPHLVLTGDITGTSRTEFPIGTDADGSPLIGGVQLPIGYTPGVAVPVLLVVPGTKEDHVDGLNRYAADANAMGWLVASLDLRQVYAASWQHEWWMQSASLAVQADVMSLLRYLQSNYSLDSSRVYISGFSTGGGIAATVAAKYPDVFAGVLDYAGPTDYSDWYAERPDIITKLQKEFGDTPAGNFEYPRRSSRVLARNLRYVPMRLVHGTADTKVPYAQTSRLYNVAMPPYYDPVATFKQLLTHTGGHEDHVAGISETDLAFLATHTLVENPTDLNIITDEGKDYYWLGIQKSGVAPRNWRGFVEVGARFDPITSTIWLTARDGSFAEGRPLTITLDLARMGLDTGISYDIEESDPQTGEFLFTPAVFPVAGKLTLVVPRNSLGTVGRQYVIYPESGRTLYRLSLRAGEDGYAGANDTFITAYAGEGTETPHASSPTLLFAYDLRRKALLRFDVGSVPPGMVLKSARLTVNLLESRTPLQLGAFDALKSWIDTEATWQKASLAQNWSALGGDGIGTDRNAVADSTLSNVGAAGPYTFNLKPLVERWVASPGTNRGIFLIGTGTYTTSSYPLASAEHADPNKRPVLELLYMAPLAPPSVTPTATRTRTPTATPSSTATQTATPTQTATPTATATGGIPVSSPTATATTSTPTSSPTSTATLSPTFTPTSTPLYPFTVITSTVADCMQVVADGRTVQSAGSRMLLMWDGTPTSARLLLTSCGVAPASRHSVYVNGQLAARIESDVYSTCICGSNGKAGTYPIVDPGILRSGWNTITVTNDSGLQDSWMAHSARLVIEGPIQGYAIREITYTTNWDRTSRHALLQVPINLDPAHPVPVLISVGGVGETKWDAIFRFAERANERGWLLLAPDIRWGVETGVPSTDWDIEKGRTASLAVQHDIISALDYVLAQPQFGGDSQRVYLSGFSVGGGIVATLAEKYPHRIAAVVDWAGPTDLNEWSLQREALGDRGVNAALIRDIGCPYGGPGMCPIEWIRRSARSMVQNLMHVPLAIVHGRADTRVPFAQSADYVEYMETLYHPAEHNKLFVWHDGGHVDELPGFEGLDWMAQFTLNSRPTSIRIRADENKDYYWIRLQQKDWNGNWAEGFSTVDASYDLTSGVISATVQDGRAFRDGNLPVNVSFDLRAMGLDPLATYTVEDYNLSMGDFQVYSVAPVDGLVTVSLPRDRVNKTNRQFLIYPYPAQLQTLTYQQGASPSSAYSGGMDTYLYLYQPDSNFGGLSPFKVNNGATLVSLLKFDLIDLPAGAVIKAAQLELYLASGQTAPLDVSLYALRRHWLASEATWNRATLSEPWSVPGAAGEGADYGPERITTGSVQSTGAYLFNVRSQVQAWASGAAANEGFVLSGPRFGGSGSLHYSFASAETGDTARRPKLSIVYGLATPTPSVTRTATPTSTPTRTATPTPTTSAVPSATPTITATPPACRLLGSVTLQRPGQPAPHASWSVLLTVTVGGRRYVVTTDTQGMFEISGLTPGVYDIRVKNSHTLANLKTGVTLLPGVNNVDLGTLREGDCNDDNCVAITDFSILANSFAPLYDPRADLNADGHVSILDFSMLRENFGLCGDLPVTGP